In one Chlamydia sp. BM-2023 genomic region, the following are encoded:
- a CDS encoding CCA tRNA nucleotidyltransferase — protein MTTIALEAAKKILTKLRNAGYQAYFVGGCVRDMLMGKPIEDIDIATNAPPVIVSTIFPDTLALGAAFGIIVVKESDRLFEVATFRSDENYEDGRHPERVVFSSMKEDALRRDFTINGMYYDPFEDKLFDLVEGRRDIEKGIIRAIGHPKLRFSEDKLRILRAIRFSASLGFSLDPATERAVIREAPALVNSVSPERIWQELRKMLKKHPYEALSLLIKLKVIMTIFPELRDVPYSLLRTNIEFAKKLNPIDFPEILFLLPLFQGISEEAACVAFSRLKVSNKDLKLIQLWYQALPQFQNINNNRVFWANFLASPTAHLFLSLFSATQKDPSKQQHFIARVQELETRLEQFILRIKTASPVISAPDLISRGITPGRLLGDLLREAEILSIENDCLDKEKILLLLKEKGFWK, from the coding sequence ATGACAACAATCGCCCTAGAAGCTGCAAAAAAAATTCTTACAAAGTTGCGTAACGCCGGTTACCAAGCATATTTTGTTGGTGGCTGCGTTCGCGATATGCTTATGGGAAAACCCATAGAAGATATCGACATAGCAACTAACGCCCCCCCAGTCATAGTCTCTACTATTTTCCCTGATACCCTAGCTCTGGGCGCAGCTTTTGGAATTATTGTCGTTAAAGAAAGCGATCGCTTATTTGAAGTAGCCACATTTCGTAGTGATGAAAATTATGAAGATGGCCGCCATCCCGAACGCGTAGTATTCTCATCCATGAAAGAAGACGCCTTAAGACGCGACTTCACTATCAATGGGATGTATTATGACCCTTTCGAAGACAAACTTTTCGATCTTGTTGAAGGAAGAAGAGATATTGAAAAAGGCATAATTCGCGCTATTGGACACCCTAAATTACGTTTCTCTGAAGATAAATTACGTATACTCCGAGCCATACGTTTCAGTGCCTCGTTAGGATTTTCTCTAGATCCTGCTACAGAACGCGCTGTTATCCGCGAAGCCCCTGCCTTAGTTAATTCCGTATCCCCAGAAAGAATCTGGCAGGAATTAAGGAAAATGCTAAAAAAACATCCCTATGAAGCTCTTTCTCTGCTCATAAAACTCAAAGTTATTATGACCATCTTCCCTGAGCTTCGTGATGTTCCTTACAGCCTATTACGAACCAATATCGAATTTGCTAAAAAACTCAATCCTATAGACTTCCCTGAAATCCTTTTTCTATTACCTTTATTTCAAGGAATCAGCGAAGAAGCTGCTTGCGTAGCTTTTTCCCGTCTAAAAGTTTCAAATAAAGATTTAAAACTAATACAACTGTGGTACCAAGCTCTTCCACAATTTCAAAATATCAATAATAACCGTGTTTTCTGGGCTAATTTTTTAGCCTCGCCAACAGCCCATCTATTTTTATCTTTATTCTCTGCCACTCAAAAAGATCCTTCAAAACAACAACATTTCATTGCTCGCGTTCAAGAACTAGAAACTCGTCTAGAACAATTCATCCTAAGAATTAAAACTGCATCCCCTGTGATTTCTGCTCCTGACCTAATTTCCAGAGGGATTACGCCAGGCCGCCTACTTGGGGACCTCTTAAGGGAAGCTGAAATTCTTTCTATAGAAAACGACTGCCTTGACAAGGAAAAAATTTTATTGCTCCTCAAGGAAAAAGGCTTCTGGAAGTAA
- the der gene encoding ribosome biogenesis GTPase Der, producing MLRIAILGRPNVGKSSLFNRMCKRSLAIVNSQEGTTRDRLYGEIRGWGVPVQVIDTGGVDKDSEDHFQKHIYKQALAGANEADVLLLVVDIRCGITEQDAEIAKQLLPLKKPLILVANKADTFKDEHRIHELYKIGISEILPVSASHDKHIDRLLARIKTLSNIPDVVEECEEEIEEEELLSPEVLSPESSEELLSDFEDEEISFQTPPVLDRPLKIALIGRPNVGKSSIINGLLNEERCIIDNIPGTTRDNVDILYSHNDRSYLFIDTAGLRKMKSVKNSIEWISSSRTEKAIARADICLLVIDATHRLSSYDKRILSLISKHKKPHIILVNKWDLMQGIRMEHYVRDLRNTDIYIGQSRILCISAEKKRNLKHIFSSIDELYETVSNKVPTPVVNKTLASALQKHHPQVINGRRLRIYYAIHKTANPFQFLLFINAKSLLTKHYECYLKNTLKSSFNLYGIPFDLEFKEKTKRRN from the coding sequence ATGCTACGGATTGCTATTTTAGGAAGACCCAATGTTGGAAAATCCTCCCTTTTCAATCGGATGTGTAAGCGATCTTTGGCTATTGTTAATTCCCAAGAAGGAACTACTCGAGATCGACTATACGGAGAAATCCGCGGATGGGGAGTACCCGTTCAGGTAATTGATACTGGAGGAGTAGATAAAGATTCCGAAGATCACTTTCAAAAACATATCTATAAGCAGGCTTTAGCCGGAGCAAATGAAGCAGATGTTCTTCTCCTTGTTGTAGATATTCGCTGCGGAATCACAGAGCAAGATGCCGAGATTGCTAAACAACTCCTCCCATTAAAAAAGCCTCTTATTCTTGTCGCAAATAAAGCTGATACCTTTAAAGACGAACATCGCATTCATGAGCTGTATAAAATAGGAATCTCTGAGATTCTTCCGGTGTCAGCAAGTCATGACAAACACATCGATAGGTTATTGGCTAGAATCAAAACTTTATCCAATATCCCTGATGTTGTTGAGGAATGCGAAGAAGAAATCGAAGAAGAAGAACTCCTCTCCCCTGAAGTACTATCTCCTGAATCCTCTGAGGAACTTTTATCTGATTTTGAAGATGAGGAGATATCTTTCCAGACTCCTCCAGTACTAGATAGACCTTTGAAAATTGCCCTCATAGGCCGTCCTAACGTAGGGAAATCCTCTATTATTAACGGACTATTAAATGAAGAGCGCTGTATTATTGATAACATCCCGGGAACTACCCGTGATAATGTCGATATTTTATATTCTCATAACGACCGTTCATATCTATTTATAGATACTGCCGGTCTGAGAAAAATGAAAAGCGTAAAAAACTCTATAGAATGGATTTCCTCATCAAGAACAGAAAAAGCCATAGCGCGTGCTGATATTTGTTTATTAGTTATTGACGCTACACATCGTTTATCTTCTTACGACAAACGCATTCTGTCTTTAATTTCCAAACATAAAAAACCCCACATTATCCTCGTTAATAAATGGGATTTAATGCAGGGCATCCGTATGGAGCACTATGTTCGTGACTTACGTAATACCGATATTTATATAGGCCAATCGCGCATTCTCTGTATATCTGCAGAAAAGAAACGCAATCTCAAGCATATCTTTTCATCTATTGATGAATTATATGAAACAGTTTCTAACAAAGTCCCTACGCCTGTTGTTAATAAAACGCTCGCTTCTGCATTGCAAAAACATCATCCTCAAGTAATTAATGGAAGAAGGTTACGCATTTATTATGCGATTCATAAAACTGCAAACCCTTTCCAATTCTTGTTATTTATTAATGCAAAATCGTTATTAACTAAGCATTATGAGTGTTATTTAAAAAACACTTTAAAATCATCTTTTAATTTGTATGGAATACCTTTTGATTTAGAATTTAAAGAAAAAACGAAAAGAAGAAATTAA